A section of the Virgibacillus sp. NKC19-3 genome encodes:
- a CDS encoding YjzC family protein, with amino-acid sequence MGEQSQFRAGQKAPNNGVYIESGETGSNVNDPKQIKLETGEKFPENSNQDRVWINQRDLHKPGVQGRSNN; translated from the coding sequence ATGGGTGAACAATCGCAATTTCGAGCTGGACAAAAAGCACCGAATAACGGTGTTTATATCGAAAGTGGCGAAACAGGGAGTAATGTAAATGACCCGAAACAAATAAAATTGGAAACCGGAGAAAAATTTCCGGAAAACTCCAATCAAGACCGTGTATGGATTAATCAGCGGGACCTGCATAAACCTGGTGTTCAAGGAAGAAGTAATAATTAG
- a CDS encoding ornithine cyclodeaminase family protein has protein sequence MLILTEKDIQDHYLMKDAISDLTKGLCSKKQDLIMNPHRTVIEIPDNQASVLYMPGAELSQKVASVKVVSIFPENPKHGMPTTQGVLLLTDAQTGKHLCMMNASYLTRLRTGGLSGIATERLARNNGKTLGVIGTGAMAFEQVLGVLEVRDIENINLFNRTKEKAEQFKEKLMAHGVKKDITIAASADEIVKSAAIICCATRSNHPVFNGDMLREGTHINGVGSYLPHMQEVDVTTIQKASKIVVDDLKGVKEEAGELIYADRESDWNFSDIYGELSGLPDDNRLIRENDKEITFFKSVGAAYFDLVVAIGIYNKLNHLGIGNEVDV, from the coding sequence ATGCTTATTTTGACAGAGAAAGATATACAAGATCATTATCTGATGAAAGACGCGATTTCTGATCTAACGAAAGGTCTATGTTCCAAAAAGCAAGACCTTATCATGAACCCGCATCGTACGGTGATCGAAATCCCGGATAATCAAGCGTCCGTCTTATACATGCCGGGTGCGGAATTATCACAAAAGGTGGCTTCCGTTAAGGTTGTATCCATATTTCCTGAGAATCCGAAGCATGGAATGCCGACAACGCAAGGGGTTTTATTGTTGACTGATGCTCAGACGGGAAAACATCTTTGTATGATGAATGCTTCGTATTTAACTAGGTTAAGAACAGGCGGTCTTAGTGGTATTGCTACGGAGAGGCTAGCAAGAAATAATGGAAAAACATTGGGTGTTATAGGAACTGGGGCAATGGCGTTTGAACAGGTTTTAGGTGTGTTGGAAGTACGTGACATCGAAAACATTAACTTGTTTAATCGTACCAAGGAAAAAGCAGAACAGTTTAAAGAAAAACTGATGGCTCACGGTGTAAAGAAGGATATTACCATTGCTGCAAGTGCGGATGAAATTGTAAAATCAGCAGCTATTATTTGCTGTGCTACCCGTTCAAACCACCCTGTTTTTAATGGTGATATGTTAAGAGAAGGTACACATATTAATGGTGTGGGTTCTTATCTGCCTCATATGCAGGAGGTGGATGTCACAACCATTCAAAAAGCATCAAAGATTGTAGTTGATGATTTGAAGGGTGTTAAAGAAGAAGCTGGGGAACTTATATATGCAGATCGTGAAAGTGATTGGAATTTCTCTGATATATATGGGGAACTCAGTGGATTACCTGATGATAACAGATTAATACGGGAAAATGATAAAGAAATTACGTTTTTTAAATCGGTAGGTGCAGCCTATTTCGATTTGGTTGTAGCCATTGGTATCTATAATAAATTGAACCACTTAGGGATTGGGAACGAGGTTGATGTATAG
- a CDS encoding fructose bisphosphate aldolase: MQDEQLDFIKNGKGFIAALDQSGGSTPKALALYGIPEDSYSGEEEMFDLVHKMRTRIITSPAFSSDSILGAILFEQTMDNKIEGLFSADYLWEEKGIVPFLKVDKGLAEEADGVQLMKPNPGLDGLLKRANERNIFGTKMRSVIKEANPEGIKNVVDQQFETGKQILAAGLVPIIEPEVDINSKDKEKSEELLKEEMLKQLDKLSENENVMIKISIPTVDNFYKELMDHPRVVRVVALSGGYPLEEANEKLAANQGLIASFSRALSEPLNANQSDEEFNALLKDSVKKIYDASIT, translated from the coding sequence ATGCAAGACGAACAATTAGACTTCATTAAAAATGGTAAAGGTTTTATCGCAGCTCTCGACCAAAGTGGTGGCAGTACACCTAAAGCTTTAGCTCTTTATGGCATCCCGGAAGATTCATATTCCGGTGAGGAAGAAATGTTTGATCTCGTTCATAAAATGAGAACACGTATTATTACCTCCCCTGCTTTCAGTTCTGATTCTATTCTAGGCGCTATTTTATTCGAACAAACAATGGATAATAAAATTGAGGGGCTTTTCTCAGCCGATTACTTATGGGAAGAGAAAGGTATTGTTCCCTTCTTAAAAGTTGATAAGGGACTCGCAGAGGAAGCTGATGGCGTTCAATTAATGAAACCTAATCCTGGTTTAGATGGATTGCTAAAGAGAGCAAATGAAAGAAATATCTTTGGAACTAAAATGCGTTCTGTTATAAAAGAAGCAAATCCTGAAGGTATTAAGAATGTTGTCGATCAACAGTTTGAAACAGGTAAGCAAATTCTTGCTGCTGGTTTAGTTCCAATTATCGAGCCAGAAGTAGATATAAATAGTAAGGATAAAGAAAAATCTGAGGAACTCTTAAAAGAAGAAATGCTAAAGCAATTGGATAAATTAAGTGAAAATGAAAATGTCATGATAAAAATTTCCATTCCAACTGTGGACAACTTCTACAAAGAATTGATGGATCATCCACGGGTTGTAAGAGTTGTAGCTCTTTCCGGTGGTTACCCACTTGAAGAAGCCAATGAAAAACTAGCAGCTAATCAAGGGCTAATTGCAAGCTTCTCAAGAGCTTTATCCGAACCTTTGAATGCTAACCAATCAGATGAAGAATTCAATGCCTTGTTAAAAGATTCTGTTAAGAAAATCTACGATGCTTCCATAACATAA
- a CDS encoding threonine ammonia-lyase yields the protein MISLKNIHQAREQISDTIHHTPILSSTQFSKWCGNQMFFKAEHLQQTGSFKIRGATNRVKKAVREGTKYVTAASSGNHGQAVAYIANKLGVPATIVVPEDANQSKINAIKSYNGKIELCGTTSAERLPRAHELATEHSGIYIPPYDDPFIIAGQGTVGLEILEQVEDADVVVVPVGGGGLLSGILTAIKETNPKITVIAVEPETANDTVLSLENGKITSIPKTSTIADGLRASQPGEVTFPIVQKYVDQIVMVSDEEIRRAQFLVLERMKQLIEPSSAVTVAAAMNDKLGVGGSNIVCVLSGGNVDVRNTTMFS from the coding sequence ATGATTTCATTAAAAAATATCCATCAGGCTCGAGAACAGATTTCTGACACGATCCATCATACTCCTATCCTTTCATCGACACAATTTTCGAAATGGTGCGGCAATCAGATGTTTTTCAAAGCAGAGCACTTGCAACAGACGGGTTCGTTTAAAATTAGAGGAGCCACCAATCGAGTGAAAAAAGCGGTGAGGGAAGGAACGAAATATGTAACGGCAGCTTCTTCCGGAAACCATGGACAGGCTGTTGCATACATAGCGAACAAACTTGGAGTTCCTGCAACGATTGTCGTCCCTGAAGATGCTAATCAAAGTAAAATAAATGCGATCAAGTCATATAACGGAAAAATCGAGCTATGTGGAACGACTTCAGCGGAGCGGCTGCCACGAGCCCATGAACTAGCAACTGAACATAGCGGTATTTATATTCCTCCCTATGATGATCCATTTATTATTGCAGGCCAGGGCACGGTAGGCCTTGAGATTCTGGAGCAGGTAGAGGATGCGGACGTTGTCGTTGTCCCCGTCGGTGGTGGTGGGCTCCTTTCAGGAATTTTAACAGCTATTAAGGAGACAAATCCGAAGATAACGGTCATTGCTGTAGAGCCTGAAACGGCAAATGACACGGTTCTATCCCTGGAAAATGGGAAAATAACCTCCATTCCTAAAACGAGTACCATTGCTGATGGACTCCGTGCTAGCCAGCCGGGTGAGGTTACTTTCCCAATTGTACAGAAATATGTGGATCAAATTGTCATGGTAAGCGATGAAGAAATTCGTCGGGCACAATTTCTTGTTCTGGAGAGAATGAAGCAGCTGATTGAACCGTCAAGTGCTGTCACAGTTGCGGCAGCGATGAATGATAAGCTTGGTGTGGGCGGCAGCAATATTGTCTGTGTTCTTTCCGGTGGAAATGTTGATGTTCGGAATACTACGATGTTTAGTTAA